Part of the Roseomonas sp. OT10 genome, GGCGAGCGGCAGGTAAAGCGACTGGGGCTCCGCGCCCTTGCCGATCAGGATCCGGTCCGACGCCATGCGCGCTGCTTCTCCCCTGGGGCTCCGCCCTGCCTTCTAGCCCATCGCACGACGGGCTGCATCCGTCCCCCGGGGACGCGGCCCGAAGCCGGCGGATGCGTCAGCCCGCATCTATATATGTGTGCGCGTGCTGGCGCGGCACGAAGCGCCCCGTCCCTGGCCTGGCGAGGACGCTCCCGCCATCCCAGACGCAGGCGCCGCGCAGATAGGTGGCGGCCACGCGCGCGCGGAGCCTGCGGCCGTCGAAGGGGGACCAGCGCGCATCCTCGCGGTCCCGGATGTCGGCGGCGTCGAAGGTGAAGTCGCCTTCCTCCAGCACGCAGAGATCGGCATCGGCGCCGGGCGCGAGCGCACCCTTCTTCGGGAAGAGGCCGTGGAAGCGGGCCGGCCGCTCGGCGGCGTAGAGCGCCATCAGGGAGGGCGGCAGCCCCCGCTCCGCCAGCAGCGTGAACAGCACCGGCGCGAAGGACTGCATGCCGGTCAGCCCCGCGCCCACGGCGAAGATGTCGCCACGGTAGATCTTCCTCTCCCGTGGCCAGGGCGCGTGGTCGGTCGAGACATAGGCGACGCGGCCCGACAGCAGCGAGTCCCAGACCCGCTCCACCTCCGCCGCGGTGCGGAAGGGCGGGTTGCACTTGCCGAAGCCCTCCAACCGGATCAGGTCGTCCTCCGTCATGCACAGGTACTGCAGGCAGGTCTCGCCCGTCGCCCGGCCGCCCCGCGCGCGGAAATCCGCGGCGATGTCGAAGCCACGGGAGAGGGAGGAATGCGCCATGTGGACATGCGCCCCCGTCTCCAGCCCCATCTCGAAGATCTCCAGGTCGGCCATGCTCTCCGCCAGCGGCGGGCGGGTGCGGCAATGCATGATCGGGTCCGTCCGCCCCTCCGCCCTCGCCGCCGCCGTCAGCTGCTCCACCAGCTCCTGGTCCTCGTTGTGGACGGAGACCATGCGGCCCGTCTTCGCGATCTCGCGGAAGG contains:
- a CDS encoding dihydroorotase yields the protein MTEQPQPFDLVVQGTLVFSDHLLPDGWVAVRGGAIAGTGQGAPPPARQVADHRGRLVLPGLVDGHMHTGSAVGFPGIEGATSSAAAGGVTTCVDMPYDVPQAVTDATIFREKVGWVERLAHVDVALYGTIRKTGGVDAIAGLAEAGACSFKLSTYEYDANRFPRIDHPTMVAAFREIAKTGRMVSVHNEDQELVEQLTAAARAEGRTDPIMHCRTRPPLAESMADLEIFEMGLETGAHVHMAHSSLSRGFDIAADFRARGGRATGETCLQYLCMTEDDLIRLEGFGKCNPPFRTAAEVERVWDSLLSGRVAYVSTDHAPWPRERKIYRGDIFAVGAGLTGMQSFAPVLFTLLAERGLPPSLMALYAAERPARFHGLFPKKGALAPGADADLCVLEEGDFTFDAADIRDREDARWSPFDGRRLRARVAATYLRGACVWDGGSVLARPGTGRFVPRQHAHTYIDAG